In one window of Photorhabdus laumondii subsp. laumondii DNA:
- a CDS encoding aKG-HExxH-type peptide beta-hydroxylase translates to MIHLIGINEVYRNLAVLSALKSKTAPKTSEELELGFHNFLKGYQPNVPRLESVGTQIVEDPEMEDKLVELYRTDALLNDRDQSSLIGDSLKDDVRKQRLEFLLAALEELKLRMPQIYAVFQMAIDSLFLRDSKNSGGGSTSNAVGVIWINSRKHWHVQDLTELLVHELTHNLVFIDELRYLHFHDYKLLQNEANFAKSAILNIKRPIDKVFHSIVVAVEVLLVRRNYLGEPEKCHVHPPSDKMLIQALEALNSLADLPNYKDLITERGQSIMQKCQGYLDLMVGREKKLA, encoded by the coding sequence GTGATACACCTCATTGGTATTAACGAGGTTTACAGAAATCTAGCTGTTCTTAGTGCATTAAAATCAAAAACGGCTCCCAAAACGTCTGAAGAATTGGAGCTTGGATTTCATAATTTTTTAAAGGGCTATCAACCCAACGTTCCGCGGTTAGAGAGTGTAGGAACTCAGATAGTCGAGGATCCTGAAATGGAAGACAAGCTGGTAGAGCTTTATCGAACAGACGCTTTGTTAAATGATAGAGATCAATCGTCTCTGATTGGCGATAGTCTAAAAGACGATGTTCGTAAGCAACGACTGGAGTTTTTGTTAGCTGCATTAGAAGAATTGAAGCTAAGGATGCCACAGATATACGCTGTATTTCAGATGGCGATAGATAGTTTATTTCTGAGAGACTCAAAGAATTCAGGGGGCGGTTCCACCTCGAATGCTGTGGGTGTGATTTGGATCAACAGCCGTAAACACTGGCACGTACAAGATCTCACGGAATTATTGGTCCATGAACTTACTCATAATTTAGTTTTTATAGACGAACTCCGATATTTGCACTTCCATGACTACAAGCTTCTCCAGAATGAAGCCAATTTTGCAAAATCAGCAATACTCAACATTAAGCGCCCTATCGATAAAGTCTTTCATAGTATCGTCGTAGCTGTAGAAGTTCTTTTGGTGAGACGAAACTATCTCGGAGAACCAGAAAAATGCCACGTTCATCCGCCATCGGATAAGATGCTTATACAGGCGCTGGAAGCATTAAATTCTTTGGCCGATCTTCCTAATTATAAGGATTTAATCACGGAAAGAGGCCAGTCAATTATGCAGAAGTGTCAGGGGTATCTTGATCTGATGGTAGGACGAGAGAAGAAGCTTGCATAA
- a CDS encoding class I SAM-dependent methyltransferase, whose translation MVEIKGSMEAFPLLYHSRMLADEHRLNCFKTAIDRIVQEDSHVVDLGGGTGVLTQMLAQKTNGLVTYIDMLEASSIVAQILNRGLRKNIQYISKKSFDVQLKNPPDVLVTETLGYFGIDEGIVEICHDFCTRHSSIKVLIPSKVSLKYQFIHLPELNADFDLLLSSYASRFGPVPAELVSGFECLFCNLIRKKIIKSDGVEVCSEPKLIRRFNLGLDKSSDIEYSVECKASQRANAIHFYFEAELADGVKLSNYVFEPKTHWLHSYAGIPRGISSGQLKFVSTERKIRLRWK comes from the coding sequence ATGGTTGAAATAAAAGGCTCTATGGAAGCATTTCCGCTTTTGTACCATTCGAGAATGCTTGCTGATGAACATCGTTTGAACTGCTTCAAAACTGCAATCGATAGGATTGTTCAAGAGGATTCTCATGTAGTTGATTTGGGGGGAGGAACTGGAGTTCTAACTCAGATGTTAGCTCAGAAAACTAATGGATTAGTTACTTATATAGACATGTTGGAAGCTAGTAGTATTGTTGCTCAAATACTCAATAGGGGCTTAAGAAAAAATATCCAGTACATTAGCAAAAAATCTTTTGATGTCCAGTTGAAGAATCCGCCGGATGTTCTTGTGACAGAAACCTTGGGTTATTTTGGAATCGACGAGGGTATTGTTGAGATCTGCCACGATTTTTGTACTAGACACTCAAGTATCAAAGTGCTGATTCCTTCTAAAGTGAGTCTTAAATATCAATTTATACACTTGCCTGAACTGAACGCTGATTTTGATCTTTTATTGAGTAGTTACGCCTCTCGATTTGGTCCTGTCCCGGCAGAACTAGTGTCCGGGTTTGAATGTTTATTCTGCAATTTAATTAGAAAAAAAATTATCAAATCAGATGGAGTGGAAGTCTGCTCTGAACCAAAACTTATTCGCCGATTTAATCTTGGACTGGATAAGAGCTCAGATATAGAGTATTCCGTCGAATGCAAGGCGTCTCAACGTGCAAATGCTATCCATTTTTATTTTGAGGCTGAGCTTGCAGACGGAGTTAAGTTAAGTAATTACGTATTCGAACCTAAGACGCATTGGCTTCACAGTTATGCAGGAATTCCCAGAGGAATTTCCAGTGGACAATTGAAGTTTGTATCTACTGAAAGAAAAATAAGATTAAGATGGAAGTAA